One region of Pyramidobacter sp. YE332 genomic DNA includes:
- a CDS encoding UvrD-helicase domain-containing protein encodes MTNKERGRPPLPEEDLALLKNYVASQGLPEQVEAITSDAPLTVVGAGAGTGKTWTLAWRFVWTVLTREDVRHTLTLTFTEKAASEMRRRIAALLADLEPALAASAELSRRRAAALASLDQAYISTIHGFGARVIGEAGLSLPVEPSLRLVGDAEADEFWRELTGALDRLDAEWFCWGMDRGYGASARALLSDPGAADVVNCWRPEGVADFARSFEGMMSDFGETPDSVLEKLSSPDAQALELLRQNLGAEFARLADCWTEGFDVDPVRCGGTGDFVARFAAFRDRWNARGFASEADCREFVFDAADTVKNARGKLADALAEAMGVKLADWRRDADALRVFERLLADGWSADELRLRALLIRFGWLCWRKWQAYKSSRGGISFSDMIALAAQALEHDESYAARFSEVLVDEFQDTNDQQDALLRAVRRAARARLFVVGDLKQSIYRFRHAEPAIFERYVAAARRGGRYVSLSVSFRSGEKVLDAVNGRFEKIWKDRLGAELNQPYEALRSPRGLARAAAWIDERQRTELPVCERLLEEFQRDEEGRARESAAAARDRLALRLALRLCELRGQEAKIWDRDRLRPVRWGDMAVLTPTRSSYENLQRAFSLCGVPAAFTGGRSFYARPEIRDACALCAFLADPRDRTALAGFLCSPFSGLPLADAQALLPLLDRGEPPKTLAEHWPGPAAKLRSLARQAMLEGPSAALASLLARGDCLKNVHPKRRAAALANLRRAVALLEEYEAGVGPSSAGVAAYLRSALRRGAADPEASAEADGDTVRVMTIHASKGLEFPLVAVFGLEHGGRAGAREKGVAPSRHLLAAAPRFPDGWPEGDCLLGKAHARLDERAEYEERTRLYYVALTRARDGLILCGLMPGGGKRAEKDRSLLSIERAGGEFVPASGEVSRRQADAWLRRNAAGAREKTIPGADVPLTVLCPRALRRVSATSHALWSLCPAAWRLSFRQNLDLSWNAGEGESLREASGGAELGDVAHWILSKWDFSDGDYRRILGLRDGHLRPEFRRVWRDPASRRELERFLQNFHSTGGEKLLARLRRALAEGTLAREYPFKVRLGPVELVGAVDAFWIESAAGRPARLCVRDYKTTRLPKDPLRRRWMDDFYARQLRFYALALRRQRPEFAPLQLDLALWNLRGGAEQKLEALDAEAEKALEAALLAQASQAASGPWPPDRSRCAGCAYARACVFWRHGDPLEM; translated from the coding sequence ATGACGAATAAAGAACGCGGACGGCCGCCTCTGCCGGAAGAAGACCTGGCGCTGCTGAAAAATTACGTCGCCTCGCAGGGCCTGCCCGAGCAGGTCGAGGCGATCACGTCCGACGCGCCGCTGACGGTGGTCGGCGCCGGGGCCGGCACGGGCAAGACCTGGACGCTGGCCTGGCGCTTCGTCTGGACCGTGCTGACGCGCGAAGACGTGCGCCATACGCTGACGCTGACGTTTACCGAAAAAGCGGCGTCGGAGATGCGCCGCCGCATCGCTGCGCTGCTGGCGGACCTCGAGCCGGCGCTCGCCGCTTCGGCCGAACTTTCGCGCCGCCGCGCCGCCGCGCTGGCTTCGCTCGATCAGGCCTACATCTCCACGATCCACGGCTTCGGCGCGCGCGTCATCGGCGAAGCGGGGCTGTCGCTGCCCGTCGAACCGTCGCTGCGCCTCGTCGGCGACGCGGAGGCCGACGAGTTCTGGCGCGAACTGACCGGCGCGCTGGACCGGCTCGACGCCGAATGGTTCTGCTGGGGCATGGACCGCGGGTACGGAGCCTCCGCGCGCGCGCTGCTGAGCGACCCCGGAGCCGCCGACGTGGTGAACTGCTGGCGGCCCGAAGGCGTCGCCGATTTCGCCCGCAGCTTCGAGGGCATGATGTCCGACTTCGGCGAAACCCCCGACAGCGTTCTCGAAAAGTTGAGCTCCCCCGACGCGCAGGCGCTGGAGCTGCTGCGGCAAAATCTCGGCGCCGAGTTCGCGCGGCTGGCCGACTGCTGGACCGAAGGCTTCGACGTCGATCCCGTTCGATGCGGCGGCACGGGCGATTTCGTCGCGCGCTTCGCCGCCTTCCGCGACCGCTGGAACGCGCGCGGTTTCGCGAGCGAAGCGGACTGCCGCGAGTTCGTCTTCGACGCCGCCGACACCGTCAAAAACGCGCGCGGCAAGCTGGCCGACGCGCTGGCGGAGGCGATGGGTGTCAAGCTGGCCGACTGGCGCAGGGACGCCGACGCGCTGCGAGTCTTCGAGCGCCTGCTCGCCGACGGGTGGAGCGCCGACGAGCTGAGGCTGCGCGCGCTGCTGATCCGCTTCGGCTGGCTGTGCTGGCGCAAGTGGCAGGCGTACAAGTCCTCGCGCGGCGGCATCTCTTTTTCCGACATGATCGCTCTGGCCGCTCAGGCGCTGGAACATGACGAATCTTACGCCGCGCGCTTTTCCGAAGTGCTCGTGGACGAATTCCAGGACACCAACGACCAGCAGGACGCCCTGCTGCGCGCCGTCCGGCGCGCGGCGCGCGCGCGGCTGTTCGTGGTCGGCGACCTGAAACAGTCCATTTACCGCTTCCGCCACGCCGAGCCGGCCATCTTCGAGCGCTATGTCGCCGCGGCGCGCCGCGGCGGCCGTTACGTGAGCCTGTCGGTGTCGTTCCGCAGCGGCGAAAAAGTTCTGGACGCCGTCAACGGCCGTTTCGAAAAAATCTGGAAAGACCGCCTCGGCGCGGAACTGAACCAGCCCTACGAGGCGTTGCGTTCGCCGCGCGGTCTGGCGCGCGCCGCCGCGTGGATCGACGAACGCCAGCGCACGGAACTGCCCGTCTGCGAACGGCTGCTGGAAGAATTCCAGCGCGACGAAGAGGGAAGGGCGCGCGAAAGCGCGGCCGCCGCGCGCGACCGTCTGGCGCTGCGTCTGGCGCTGCGTCTCTGCGAGCTGCGCGGACAGGAGGCGAAAATCTGGGACCGCGACCGCCTGCGCCCCGTCCGCTGGGGCGACATGGCCGTGCTGACGCCGACCCGCAGCTCCTACGAGAACCTGCAGAGAGCTTTTTCACTCTGCGGCGTCCCCGCCGCCTTTACCGGCGGGCGCAGTTTTTACGCGCGGCCGGAGATCCGCGACGCCTGCGCGCTCTGCGCGTTTCTCGCCGATCCGCGCGACCGCACGGCGCTGGCGGGGTTTTTGTGTTCACCTTTCTCCGGCCTGCCGCTCGCGGACGCCCAGGCGCTGCTGCCGCTGCTCGACCGCGGCGAGCCGCCGAAAACGCTGGCGGAGCATTGGCCCGGCCCGGCCGCGAAACTGAGATCCCTGGCCCGGCAGGCCATGCTCGAAGGCCCGTCGGCGGCGCTGGCTTCGCTGCTGGCCCGCGGCGACTGCCTGAAAAACGTCCATCCGAAACGGCGCGCCGCGGCGCTGGCCAATCTGCGCCGCGCCGTGGCTCTGCTGGAAGAGTACGAAGCGGGCGTCGGCCCGTCGTCGGCGGGCGTCGCCGCGTATCTTCGCAGCGCCCTGCGCCGCGGCGCGGCCGATCCCGAAGCCAGCGCCGAAGCCGACGGCGACACGGTCAGGGTGATGACGATCCACGCCTCCAAGGGGCTGGAATTCCCGCTCGTGGCCGTCTTCGGCCTGGAGCATGGCGGCCGCGCCGGCGCGCGGGAAAAAGGCGTGGCTCCTTCGCGCCATCTGCTGGCGGCCGCGCCGCGTTTCCCCGACGGCTGGCCCGAAGGCGACTGCCTGCTCGGCAAGGCGCACGCCCGTCTCGACGAACGCGCCGAGTACGAAGAACGGACGCGCCTTTATTACGTGGCGCTGACCCGCGCGCGCGACGGCCTGATCCTGTGCGGCCTCATGCCCGGCGGGGGAAAACGCGCGGAAAAAGACCGTTCGCTGCTGTCGATCGAGCGCGCCGGCGGCGAGTTCGTCCCCGCGTCCGGCGAAGTCTCCCGTCGCCAGGCCGACGCCTGGCTGCGCCGCAACGCGGCCGGCGCGCGCGAAAAGACGATCCCCGGCGCCGACGTGCCGCTGACCGTCCTCTGCCCGCGCGCGCTGCGCCGCGTCAGCGCCACCTCGCACGCCCTCTGGAGCCTGTGCCCGGCGGCGTGGCGCCTGTCCTTCCGCCAGAACCTCGACCTGAGCTGGAACGCCGGCGAAGGCGAATCGCTTCGCGAAGCGTCCGGTGGCGCCGAGCTGGGCGACGTCGCGCACTGGATCCTTTCCAAATGGGACTTCAGCGACGGCGATTACCGACGCATCCTCGGCCTCCGCGACGGGCACCTGCGCCCCGAATTCCGCCGCGTCTGGCGCGATCCGGCCTCGCGCCGCGAGCTGGAACGCTTTTTGCAGAACTTCCACAGCACCGGCGGCGAAAAGCTGCTGGCGCGGCTGCGCCGGGCGCTGGCAGAAGGGACGCTGGCGCGCGAATACCCGTTCAAGGTCCGCCTCGGCCCCGTCGAGCTGGTCGGCGCCGTCGACGCCTTCTGGATCGAAAGCGCCGCCGGCCGTCCGGCGCGGCTGTGCGTGCGCGACTACAAGACCACGCGCCTGCCGAAAGACCCGTTGCGCCGCCGCTGGATGGACGATTTTTACGCGCGGCAGCTGCGGTTTTATGCGCTGGCCCTGCGCCGCCAGCGTCCCGAGTTTGCGCCGCTGCAGCTCGATCTGGCGCTGTGGAACCTGCGCGGCGGCGCGGAACAGAAGCTCGAAGCGCTGGACGCGGAGGCCGAAAAAGCGCTGGAAGCCGCGCTCCTGGCGCAGGCGTCCCAGGCGGCCTCCGGCCCGTGGCCGCCCGACCGCTCGCGCTGCGCCGGCTGCGCTTACGCGCGCGCCTGCGTGTTCTGGAGGCACGGAGATCCTTTGGAAATGTGA
- a CDS encoding chromate transporter, which translates to MILLELFLGFLRVGCFAFGGAYGAIPLIRDVALSYGWLTEEALMDMIAVSESTPGPIMVNLATYVGGSRAGFAGALLATLAVVLPSFLVVLLVAAALRGAVKNPYVQFAVRGLKPCVVGMVLATGSVLAVNQCRGKPAAEAGKTALLFAVMGVLIIGYRGVRKKKLPPVMLILASAVLGIFVWS; encoded by the coding sequence ATGATCCTGCTGGAGTTGTTTCTCGGTTTTCTCCGGGTCGGCTGCTTTGCCTTTGGCGGAGCTTACGGGGCGATTCCGCTGATTCGGGACGTGGCGCTCTCGTACGGTTGGCTGACGGAAGAGGCGCTGATGGATATGATCGCCGTCAGCGAAAGTACGCCGGGTCCGATCATGGTGAACCTTGCCACGTATGTCGGCGGTTCTCGGGCGGGTTTTGCGGGCGCGCTGCTGGCTACGCTGGCGGTGGTCTTGCCGTCGTTTCTGGTGGTCCTGCTTGTGGCCGCGGCGCTGCGCGGGGCGGTCAAAAACCCGTATGTACAGTTTGCGGTCAGGGGCCTGAAACCCTGCGTGGTCGGGATGGTCCTCGCGACCGGCAGCGTGCTGGCCGTGAATCAGTGCCGCGGAAAGCCGGCGGCGGAGGCCGGAAAAACGGCGCTGCTGTTTGCGGTCATGGGCGTGCTGATAATCGGTTATCGTGGCGTTCGAAAGAAGAAGCTGCCGCCGGTTATGCTGATCCTCGCGTCCGCTGTACTGGGGATCTTTGTTTGGTCGTGA
- a CDS encoding ABC transporter ATP-binding protein: MLKAQKLCFRYGRTEVLSDVDFSAGKGQIISLIGPNGSGKSTLLRCLCGLMPAAGNSVLLDGRPIRRMSGREIAKKIAFLPQFHANMQGTTVRELIAMGRAPYHRSGWLENAEDREKIRWASSYMNVERYLDRYVENLSGGEKQRVWIAMILAQDTPVVLLDEPVTYMDLRHQYDLLQVILSLKRHFHKTVVSVFHDINHAIEVSDRVYALKNGRVFRSGPCEQVVTEETIREVFQIRAHVCRFEKCCRNVVIPTRETCACRRSCAEMKKREERRR; this comes from the coding sequence ATGCTGAAAGCGCAGAAACTCTGTTTTCGATATGGGCGCACCGAGGTGCTGAGCGACGTCGATTTTTCCGCTGGCAAGGGGCAGATCATTTCGTTGATCGGACCGAACGGCTCCGGAAAATCAACGCTTCTCAGATGTCTGTGCGGTTTGATGCCTGCTGCCGGAAATTCGGTTTTGCTCGATGGGCGCCCGATTCGCCGGATGAGCGGCAGGGAAATCGCCAAGAAGATCGCTTTTTTACCGCAATTCCATGCAAACATGCAGGGCACGACCGTACGGGAACTGATCGCTATGGGCCGGGCTCCCTATCATCGATCCGGCTGGCTCGAAAATGCCGAAGACAGGGAAAAGATACGCTGGGCTTCTTCGTATATGAATGTGGAGCGATATTTGGACCGGTATGTGGAAAACCTGTCGGGCGGTGAGAAACAACGCGTCTGGATCGCCATGATCCTTGCGCAGGATACGCCCGTCGTCCTTCTCGATGAACCGGTCACCTATATGGATCTGAGGCATCAGTACGATCTGCTTCAGGTCATCCTGAGCCTGAAGCGGCATTTCCACAAGACGGTCGTTTCCGTATTTCATGACATCAATCACGCGATCGAAGTGTCGGATCGCGTGTATGCGCTGAAAAACGGAAGAGTGTTTCGGTCCGGTCCATGCGAACAGGTCGTTACGGAAGAAACGATCCGCGAGGTGTTCCAGATCAGGGCGCATGTCTGCCGGTTTGAAAAATGCTGCCGCAACGTGGTGATCCCCACGCGGGAAACGTGTGCGTGCCGGCGCTCGTGCGCCGAGATGAAAAAACGAGAGGAGCGACGCCGTTGA
- a CDS encoding chromate transporter, which produces MRIFAALFWTFAKVGLFTFGGGYAMLALIEDACVGKRGWISHDEMMDMTVVAESTPGPIAINCATYAGWRQAGVMGAVAATVGMVLPSFLVIFFLAGFLKNWLEIPWVPHAFQGIRIAVALLILDAGVAMLKRTPKKTLPLGVMAASFMIPLTGALAGVHVSSVVLMVASGIFSLAYFGVTRYRKKGGEK; this is translated from the coding sequence ATGCGTATCTTTGCCGCGCTGTTCTGGACTTTCGCCAAGGTGGGGCTTTTTACCTTCGGAGGAGGCTACGCCATGCTGGCGCTGATCGAAGACGCTTGCGTCGGCAAGCGTGGGTGGATCAGCCACGACGAGATGATGGACATGACCGTCGTCGCCGAATCTACTCCCGGCCCTATCGCCATCAACTGCGCGACCTACGCGGGCTGGCGGCAGGCAGGAGTCATGGGCGCGGTCGCAGCCACCGTGGGGATGGTCCTGCCGTCTTTTCTCGTCATTTTCTTTCTGGCCGGTTTTCTTAAAAACTGGCTGGAGATCCCGTGGGTACCCCACGCCTTTCAAGGTATTCGGATCGCGGTCGCGCTCCTGATCCTGGACGCGGGGGTCGCAATGCTGAAAAGGACGCCGAAAAAAACGCTGCCGCTCGGCGTTATGGCGGCGTCTTTTATGATCCCGCTGACGGGCGCGCTGGCGGGCGTTCACGTTTCGTCCGTTGTGTTGATGGTCGCGTCCGGCATATTCAGCTTGGCGTATTTCGGCGTGACTCGATATCGAAAGAAAGGCGGGGAAAAATGA
- a CDS encoding VOC family protein codes for MKFHFIHTNFNVLDLKRSMAFYEKALGLKEARRIEGDGFTIVYLGDGVTDFQLELTWMHDRTEPYDLGEQEFHLALRVDDFEAAHRLHEEMGCICYENPSMGIYFIQDPDQYWIEVLPTRG; via the coding sequence ATGAAATTTCACTTCATCCACACGAACTTCAACGTCCTCGACCTGAAACGGAGCATGGCTTTTTACGAAAAGGCGCTGGGGCTGAAAGAAGCGCGCCGCATCGAGGGAGACGGTTTCACGATCGTTTACCTGGGCGACGGCGTCACCGATTTTCAGCTCGAGCTGACTTGGATGCACGACCGTACCGAGCCGTACGACCTCGGCGAGCAGGAGTTCCATCTGGCGCTGCGCGTCGACGATTTCGAGGCAGCGCACCGGCTTCACGAGGAAATGGGCTGCATCTGCTACGAAAACCCGTCCATGGGCATCTACTTCATTCAGGATCCCGACCAGTACTGGATCGAAGTGCTGCCCACGCGCGGATAA
- the citC gene encoding [citrate (pro-3S)-lyase] ligase, whose product MDMMQGRPFKGRTLERIEKFLASLGLDYDDGVEMTACACDEEGEVVATASRQGAVIKCVGVSAARQGEGLAASVVSEVVTDAIQAGLTHLFVFTKPSNRQIFDDLGFFPMAETADVLLMENRRDGVKRFVASLERPVRDGVIGAVVVNCNPFTKGHRYLMETAASQCDFLHVFVLSAEKSLFPAALRLEMVRRGTAHLKNVAVHPTGDYLISAATFSDYFLKDKARAGDVKCELDLTIFARCFAEPMNITRRFVGTEPLSPVTERYNEAMKVFLPPLGVEVTEIPRCEAGGAPISAMRVRALLERGGLDEPELAALLPETTLALLREYRR is encoded by the coding sequence CTGGACTACGACGACGGCGTGGAGATGACGGCCTGCGCCTGCGACGAGGAGGGCGAGGTGGTCGCCACGGCGTCGCGCCAGGGCGCGGTGATCAAGTGCGTCGGCGTCAGCGCGGCGCGTCAGGGCGAGGGGCTGGCGGCGTCGGTCGTGAGCGAGGTCGTGACCGACGCGATCCAGGCGGGGCTGACTCATCTGTTCGTGTTCACGAAGCCGTCGAACCGGCAGATCTTCGACGATCTGGGATTTTTCCCGATGGCGGAGACCGCCGACGTGCTGCTGATGGAAAACCGCCGCGACGGCGTGAAGCGCTTCGTCGCTTCGCTGGAACGTCCCGTCCGGGACGGCGTGATCGGCGCCGTGGTGGTGAACTGCAATCCGTTCACGAAAGGGCATCGCTACCTGATGGAGACGGCGGCGTCGCAGTGCGATTTTCTGCACGTCTTCGTGCTTTCGGCGGAAAAGAGCCTTTTCCCCGCGGCGCTGCGGCTGGAGATGGTGCGCCGCGGCACCGCGCACCTGAAAAACGTCGCCGTGCATCCGACCGGAGATTATCTGATCTCGGCGGCGACGTTCTCCGATTATTTCCTCAAGGACAAGGCGCGCGCCGGCGACGTCAAGTGCGAACTCGACCTGACCATCTTCGCGCGCTGTTTCGCCGAACCGATGAACATCACGCGGCGCTTCGTCGGCACGGAGCCACTCAGTCCCGTGACGGAGCGTTACAACGAAGCCATGAAGGTGTTTTTGCCGCCATTGGGCGTCGAAGTGACGGAAATCCCCCGCTGCGAGGCCGGCGGCGCGCCGATCAGCGCCATGCGCGTGCGCGCGCTGCTGGAACGCGGCGGCCTTGACGAGCCGGAGTTGGCGGCGCTGTTGCCGGAAACGACGCTGGCGCTGCTGCGCGAGTACCGCCGATAG
- a CDS encoding metalloregulator ArsR/SmtB family transcription factor: MDIAEYLKALGEPTRFQIFRLLLNRRHCTRSLSRRMGISEPAVSQHLRVLREAGLVYREQYGAHKHYLPSQDAVDFLAASFEEMRRASMLLDRDEKECQCEFRKQFENQALPVAQDIVPKEIPAVRIAVPCARGEIFQKFGLAETFKLYDTAGEKVTRSQIVDTEGYRRAALAAFLKQCQVDAVICGDIGEGARNALVERGIRFCAGCAGAADQAVRSLLNGLLTYDEHPPRSSREHGDKGAGN, encoded by the coding sequence ATGGATATCGCTGAATATCTCAAGGCGCTTGGAGAACCTACGCGGTTTCAGATTTTCAGACTGTTGTTGAACCGCAGGCACTGTACGCGCTCGCTCTCGAGAAGAATGGGGATCAGCGAGCCCGCGGTGTCTCAGCATCTGCGCGTATTGAGGGAAGCTGGTCTGGTTTATCGTGAGCAGTACGGCGCTCACAAACATTATCTTCCCAGTCAGGACGCCGTTGATTTTCTTGCCGCTTCGTTTGAAGAAATGAGACGGGCGTCCATGCTTCTGGATCGCGATGAGAAGGAATGTCAGTGCGAATTTCGGAAGCAGTTCGAAAATCAGGCGCTTCCTGTTGCGCAGGACATCGTTCCCAAAGAAATCCCGGCTGTGAGGATCGCCGTTCCGTGCGCCAGGGGAGAGATTTTTCAAAAGTTTGGACTCGCGGAAACGTTCAAACTCTATGACACGGCGGGGGAGAAAGTGACGCGCAGCCAGATCGTGGACACGGAGGGATACCGTCGCGCCGCTCTGGCGGCGTTTCTGAAGCAATGCCAAGTCGATGCGGTGATCTGCGGAGACATCGGCGAAGGCGCTCGAAACGCGCTTGTGGAAAGGGGGATCCGCTTCTGCGCGGGCTGTGCGGGGGCCGCGGATCAGGCGGTGCGGAGTCTGCTCAACGGCTTACTGACATATGACGAGCATCCGCCGCGCTCCTCGCGGGAACACGGTGACAAAGGCGCCGGGAATTGA
- a CDS encoding PD-(D/E)XK nuclease family protein has product MPFELYAYRRIGDLERLLRALPPARGRTFLVAGSGDRELLAETLSGTETSPEYRIRRWDEIYRFFAEELSVEKPRVQIDPPDHWLLLWSIVKRYRESGGVLPAGAQRRGFLTLLGSQIRELISEEVPPESLAAVCEEGDQLGRAFVSLYRAYLGALDRQGLSDSAGVTTETRKLLDLPGAADVCRSLDLVLVGFSSLTHSQLALVRALVGHGAAVRLCAPVADLAGAYGAAQQFGVDGEALSERRPLRAVKIQGGDPRQELETAARSLALWERGEGPLAELGPWPGLEAVAFSMPRSRLAEAKEVFARYGLPVFWDFRRAISETPLWQLSSACLEAAESGWQTEPTLRLLSLPWLCGSELDIERLRAFHPRGAKGWEKALDGAGASARAAFVDCRRYAAKVRRGGTALELLTALRAFASGRALIVARLTVDAPELDGRIALFSEALRELDRKILFIKEVVRDLGEFGSQKLSGADARAYLSAWADGTTASPGQREAGCLTVFAGAPSPLFHAPYWFMIGTEASQWPGGLRESPLLDEARKERLHGLSSLGLDRSHLPLLSEQRWQREFLFRRLIACGDLCTFLCRSAVDAQERPQEESALIAAAAADRWISVERTVARGLDRLLAAPQEAALTPVETRQPDFRAENSLPASRVPLGRLEAAAAEVRLSSVDDFAECPYLFALRAVLGYEEPPREDEYDPLRGGTAMHALWERVWREYAASGCRGSVEERTRRLFDGVVGENYPALLRSPSLSRALLELRSGAERCAAKQDEWETALRPLRAEILCELDLPPLRRGAVTFRGRCDRLDRLKDGRFLLWDYKAGKASAYGKAFQLGCYALALESGGLGGGGCAGWGYVGQKDAAVSGCWDDDVASLLNKRSGSKTLRERKDGAGQLLSDIALAMDAGQFPPRYESKRCRACAFAAICRRGEMSGELEESEEEGADDE; this is encoded by the coding sequence ATGCCCTTTGAACTGTACGCTTACCGGCGTATCGGCGATCTGGAACGGCTGCTGCGCGCCCTGCCGCCGGCGCGGGGCCGCACGTTCCTCGTGGCCGGTTCGGGCGACCGCGAACTGCTGGCCGAAACGCTGTCGGGAACGGAGACGTCGCCGGAGTATCGGATCCGCCGCTGGGACGAGATCTACCGCTTCTTTGCGGAAGAACTGAGCGTCGAAAAGCCGCGCGTACAGATCGACCCGCCCGACCACTGGCTGCTGCTCTGGAGCATCGTCAAGCGTTACCGTGAATCCGGCGGCGTCCTGCCGGCGGGCGCGCAGCGCCGCGGCTTTCTGACGCTGCTGGGCTCGCAGATCCGCGAGCTGATCAGCGAAGAGGTGCCGCCGGAAAGCCTCGCGGCCGTCTGCGAAGAAGGCGACCAGCTCGGCCGGGCCTTCGTCAGCCTGTACCGCGCGTATCTCGGAGCGCTCGACCGGCAGGGGCTTTCGGACAGCGCCGGCGTCACCACGGAAACGCGCAAACTCCTCGACCTGCCCGGCGCGGCGGACGTGTGCCGTTCTCTCGATCTCGTGCTCGTCGGATTTTCCAGCCTGACCCATTCGCAGCTGGCGCTCGTGCGCGCGCTCGTCGGGCACGGCGCGGCCGTGCGCCTGTGCGCGCCCGTCGCCGATCTGGCCGGGGCCTACGGCGCGGCGCAGCAGTTCGGCGTCGACGGCGAAGCGCTGTCGGAACGGCGGCCGCTGCGCGCGGTGAAGATCCAGGGCGGCGACCCGCGCCAGGAACTGGAAACGGCGGCGCGCTCGCTGGCGCTTTGGGAGCGAGGCGAAGGGCCGCTGGCGGAGTTGGGGCCGTGGCCGGGGCTGGAAGCCGTGGCCTTTTCGATGCCGCGCTCCCGCCTCGCCGAGGCAAAAGAAGTCTTTGCACGCTACGGCCTGCCCGTCTTTTGGGATTTCCGCCGCGCGATCAGCGAGACGCCGCTCTGGCAGCTCTCGTCGGCCTGTCTCGAAGCGGCCGAGAGCGGCTGGCAGACGGAGCCGACGCTGCGGCTGCTGTCGCTGCCGTGGCTGTGCGGATCCGAGCTCGACATAGAACGGTTGAGAGCGTTCCATCCCCGCGGCGCCAAAGGCTGGGAAAAAGCGCTCGACGGCGCCGGCGCTTCCGCCCGCGCCGCGTTCGTCGACTGCCGCCGCTATGCCGCGAAAGTGCGGCGCGGCGGGACGGCGCTGGAACTGCTGACGGCGCTGCGCGCGTTTGCCTCGGGGCGGGCGCTGATCGTGGCGCGGCTGACGGTCGATGCGCCGGAGCTGGACGGCCGCATCGCCCTGTTCTCGGAAGCGCTGCGCGAGCTGGACCGCAAGATCCTTTTCATCAAAGAAGTCGTACGCGACCTCGGCGAGTTCGGCTCGCAGAAACTTTCCGGCGCCGACGCGCGCGCCTACCTGTCGGCGTGGGCCGACGGCACGACCGCCTCGCCGGGGCAGCGCGAGGCCGGCTGCCTGACGGTCTTCGCCGGCGCGCCGTCGCCGCTGTTCCACGCGCCGTACTGGTTCATGATCGGCACGGAAGCTTCGCAGTGGCCGGGCGGCCTTCGTGAGTCGCCGCTGCTCGACGAGGCGCGCAAGGAGCGCCTCCACGGTCTGAGTTCTCTGGGGCTGGACCGCAGCCATCTGCCCCTGCTGTCGGAACAGCGGTGGCAGCGCGAGTTCCTTTTCCGCCGTTTGATCGCCTGCGGCGACCTCTGTACGTTCCTCTGCCGCAGCGCCGTGGACGCGCAGGAGCGGCCGCAGGAGGAATCGGCGCTGATCGCCGCCGCCGCGGCCGACCGTTGGATCTCCGTGGAAAGAACGGTCGCGCGCGGGCTCGATCGTCTTCTCGCCGCGCCGCAGGAAGCGGCGCTGACGCCCGTCGAGACGCGGCAGCCGGATTTCCGCGCCGAGAACTCGCTGCCGGCCAGCCGCGTGCCGCTGGGACGCCTCGAAGCCGCGGCCGCCGAAGTGCGCCTGAGTTCCGTGGACGACTTCGCCGAGTGCCCGTACCTTTTCGCGCTGCGTGCCGTCCTCGGTTACGAGGAGCCGCCGCGCGAGGACGAGTATGACCCGCTCCGCGGCGGCACGGCCATGCACGCCCTCTGGGAGCGCGTCTGGCGCGAATACGCCGCGTCGGGCTGCCGCGGCTCGGTCGAAGAGAGGACGCGCCGTCTGTTCGACGGAGTCGTCGGCGAAAACTATCCGGCGCTGCTGCGCTCTCCGTCGCTGAGCCGCGCGCTGCTGGAACTGCGCAGCGGCGCGGAACGCTGCGCAGCGAAACAGGACGAGTGGGAAACGGCGCTGCGACCGCTGCGCGCGGAGATCCTCTGCGAGCTCGACCTGCCGCCGCTGCGACGCGGCGCGGTCACGTTCCGCGGCCGCTGCGACCGCCTCGACCGCCTCAAAGACGGCCGTTTCCTGCTCTGGGACTACAAAGCGGGAAAAGCCTCCGCTTACGGCAAGGCGTTCCAGCTGGGCTGCTACGCGCTGGCCCTCGAAAGCGGCGGCTTGGGCGGAGGCGGATGCGCCGGCTGGGGCTACGTCGGCCAGAAGGACGCCGCCGTTTCCGGCTGTTGGGACGACGACGTCGCCTCGCTGCTGAACAAACGGAGCGGATCGAAAACGCTGCGCGAGCGGAAAGACGGGGCCGGCCAGCTGCTGTCGGATATCGCCCTGGCCATGGACGCCGGGCAGTTCCCGCCGCGCTACGAGAGCAAACGCTGCCGCGCCTGCGCCTTCGCGGCGATCTGCCGCCGCGGCGAGATGAGCGGCGAACTCGAAGAATCGGAAGAGGAGGGCGCCGATGACGAATAA